From one Gadus morhua chromosome 8, gadMor3.0, whole genome shotgun sequence genomic stretch:
- the LOC115548253 gene encoding artemin-like → MQNDGGKTQQVGEGVARWRMWRRDRRAMSSLMSHSAKVLLWVVVSLLPLVGGAGTGPDRADPGEGPDPGRALGLRGSQEERELPVPLAAVLEEEPEDHGDPYPTWHALHDPYVADEADDQPSRRWAGRFPRSSETSEPPPHGAPKKKKRRKKESEGEREKGRGERGRGRGKPSRTPKQSSRDCRVEKREMKVRDLGLGFDSDEIVLFKFCVGSCQSSRTNYDLALKALLQNGSLPRHTARKVSGQPCCRPDRYEPVSFMDAQTTWRTITSLSAASCMCMG, encoded by the exons GTGTGGCCAGAtggaggatgtggaggagggATAGACGAGCAATGTCCTCCCTCATGTCGCACAGTGCCAAG GTGCTGCTGTGGGTGGTGGTCTCTCTGCTGCCCctagtgggaggagccggtaCGGGGCCTGACCGCGCGGACCCCGGAGAGGGGCCAGACCCGGGAAGGGCCCTGGGCCTGCGGGGGagccaggaggagagggagcttCCTGTCCCGCTGGCAGCGGTGCTGGAGGAAGAACCGGAAGACCACGGTGACCCCTACCCCACCTGGCACGCGCTccacg atccGTACGTGGCGGACGAGGCCGACGACCAACCCAGCCGCCGGTGGGCGGGCCGCTTCCCGCGCTCCTCCGAGACCTCGGAGCCCCCGCCCCACGGCGcgcccaagaagaagaagagacggaagaaggagagcgagggcgagagggagaaggggcgCGGCGagaggggccgggggcggggcaaACCCAGCCGCACGCCCAAGCAGAGCAGCCGGGACTGCCGCGTGGAGAAGCGGGAGATGAAGGTGCGCGACCTGGGCCTGGGCTTCGACTCGGACGAGATCGTCCTCTTCAAGTTCTGCGTGGGCTCCTGCCAGTCGTCCCGCACCAACTACGACCTGGCGCTGAAGGCGCTGCTGCAGAACGGCTCGCTGCCGCGCCACACCGCGCGCAAGGTCAGCGGCCAGCCCTGCTGCCGCCCCGACCGCTACGAGCCCGTCTCCTTCATGGACGCTCAGACCACCTGGAGGACCATCACCTCCCTGTCGGCCGCCAGCTGCATGTGCATGGGCTGA
- the ptger4c gene encoding prostaglandin E receptor 4 (subtype EP4) c, whose amino-acid sequence MTNDTVLLPEDYEINASEQLSPLALVLHNHSAFPPLNLQSSSLVTSATMFAVGVLGNVIAIVVLCISKKEQKETIFYTLVCGMAVTDLLGTCFTSPVVIATYVAGRWPGGVLLCDYFSFSMLFFGSAGMSIMCAMAVERYLAISHAYFYSQHIDRSMARLALIAIYLANITLCVMPSFGFGRHVRHYPGTWCFLDWRATDPLGASYSFLYGGVMLVLIAVTVLCNYAVCRSLVGMNQRYTRTVKTEASMRSGARRRFPRMPSVTSAAEMQMLWLLILMTIVFLVCSIPFVVRIFVNQLYGPAYISAAGSDLLAIRFASFNPILDPWVYILCRKNLLVKGCERLKRTVGHVKEDRVHSAGWVGQNSPQLFDHSNDTSYASLRTALRTAKVRKPAEDQASDDRGTSFTDFTTRQAWDYDTARADYHPFSVEHSAVTSVEGEMAAAMVPKPTVSAPDDRIGGALQAVCSVESLHQCALTRKVDIVTCTFSTPSSTLSVKCI is encoded by the exons ATGACCAACGACACCGTCCTGCTGCCGGAAGACTATGAGATCAACGCCTCCGAGCAGCTTAGCCCCCTGGCGCTGGTCCTCCACAACCACAGCGCGTTCCCGCCGCTGAACCTGCAGTCCAGCTCCCTGGTCACCTCGGCCACCATGTTCGCGGTGGGGGTCCTGGGGAACGTCATAGCCATCGTGGTGTTGTGCATCTCCAAGAAAGAGCAGAAGGAGACCATCTTCTACACGCTGGTGTGCGGCATGGCCGTCACCGACCTGCTGGGGACGTGCTTCACCAGCCCGGTGGTGATCGCCACCTACGTGGCCGGACGGTGGCCAGGCGGGGTCCTGCTGTGCGACtacttctccttctccatgcTGTTCTTCGGCTCGGCCGGGATGTCCATCATGTGCGCCATGGCCGTGGAGCGCTACCTGGCCATCAGCCACGCGTACTTCTACTCGCAGCACATAGACCGCTCCATGGCGCGCCTCGCGCTCATCGCCATCTACCTGGCCAACATCACGCTGTGTGTCATGCCCAGTTTCGGGTTTGGAAGGCATGTCCGTCACTACCCGGGGACTTGGTGTTTTCTGGACTGGAGGGCGACGGATCCACTGGGTGCGTCTTACTCATTTCTCTACGGCGGCGTAATGTTGGTTTTAATCGCCGTGACCGTTTTGTGCAATTATGCCGTATGCAGGTCGCTGGTGGGGATGAACCAGAGGTACACAAGGACAGTCAAGACGGAGGCGTCCATGCGCAGCGGGGCGCGGCGCCGCTTCCCGCGCATGCCATCGGTCACCTCCGCCGCGGAGATGCAGATGCTCTGGCTTCTCATCCTGATGACGATTGTATTCCTCGTCTGTTCCATCCCCTTTGTG GTGCGCATCTTTGTGAACCAGCTGTACGGTCCTGCTTATATCTCCGCTGCAGGGAGTGATCTGCTTGCGATCCGCTTTGCCTCATTCAACCCTATTCTAGACCCATGGGTGTACATTCTATGCCGGAAGAACTTGTTGGTGAAGGGCTGTGAGAGGTTGAAGCGGACAGTGGGACATGTCAAGGAGGACCGCGTCCACTCGGCGGGCTGGGTGGGACAAAACTCGCCCCAGTTGTTTGACCACAGCAACGACACCAGCTACGCGTCATTACGCACGGCATTACGCACGGCCAAGGTTCGGAAGCCCGCGGAGGACCAGGCGTCTGACGACAGAGGAACCTCCTTCACCGACTTCACCACCAGGCAGGCTTGGGACTACGACACCGCCCGGGCCGACTACCATCCGTTCAGCGTGGAGCATTCAGCCGTGACCTCCGTGGAGGGAGAGATGGCGGCAGCAATGGTTCCCAAACCCACCGTGTCTGCCCCTGACGATCGCATCGGGGGGGCGCTACAGGCCGTGTGCTCCGTGGAGTCCCTCCATCAGTGCGCGCTCACGAGGAAAGTGGACATCGTCACGTGCACCTTCAGCACACCCAGCTCCACTCTGTCGGTCAAATGCATTTAA